A segment of the Actinomyces sp. oral taxon 171 str. F0337 genome:
CGTCCAACTCGGTGACGCCCTACGGTGAGCCCGGAACCCCTGGGACCCCCGTCATCACCCCAAACGGGGACACGGTCAACGTCAGCTGGCAGGCGGCCAACGGCAACGGAAGTCCCGTGAGCTACACGCTGCACTACTCCAACGGGCACACCAGTGACTCCAAGGACGTGGGAGGCGCAACCTCCACCACGGTCTCGGTCTCGCGCGGAACCTGGACCTTCTGGGTCGAGGCCGACAACGGTCACGGCTCCAAGACCTCGGGCCAGGCCAGCTACAGCTACAAGCCGGCCCCGCTGACACCGTCGACCCCCGCCGTCAAGGCCACCGGCAACAGCGGCGAGCTGTCCGTGAGCGCCTCGCCCCGAGCCGGCAACGGCTGGAGCGTCGGCGAGCTGACGGTGGAGTACTCCGTCGATCAGGTCACCTGGACCAGCTCCTCGACCATTCGAGGACTGACCGATGGGCAGGCCTACACCGTCTACGCCCGCGCCAACGGAGGCGGGCAGTACTCCGACGTCGTCGCCTCCTCCCCGGTGACGCCCTACGGTCCGCCGTCGGCGCCCTCGGTCAGCTGTGAGCTCACCGGCAAGAAGCAGAAGAAGGTCTCCTGCTCCTGGAGCCCTGGGGCCAACAACGGCGCGAGCACCGAGTACGAGCAGACCGATGACGGCGGCAAGTCCGTGGAGAGCGTCGAGATCGGTGACACCTACGACGGCAAGCTCAAGCGCGGTGAGTCGCTCACCTGGTGCGTGCGGTCCAGGACCAACGCCGGCACCTCCGAGTGGGGCTGCGGCACCGTCACCAGGCCGTCCAAGCAGGGCGATGACGACGACGATGACGATGACGACGATGACAAGAAGCAGGCCTTCCCGGTCGGCACCGAGACGCAGTTCTACGTGGACCAGTCGCAGAGGTGCCATCCCTTCGGCCCCTGGGGCACCTGCTACCAGATGGTCTTCGACATCACCGGAAACCCCAATAGCACCATGTCCTGTGGCTACTGGTACTGGGACACCTGGAACGGGCAGCCGGCCTGGAACGAGGAGGAGGTGGCCCTCGATAAGAACGGGTACGCCCGGCACAAGTTCCCCCACAGGACGCCTTACGTGAACCAGTCCATCATCTGCACCCAGCAGTAACCGGATCATTAACCGGATCGATGCCCGGCACGCAACAAGTCACACACTCACCTCTCTCCACCCGAAGGATCATTGATTCCATGCCGATGACCCCCGAGAACGCGACATGGTTCGCTGACGCCTTCTCCACCATTGTCAGCAACGTCGGTCAGGCGCTGCTCGACAAGGAAGACGTGATCAAGCTGGCCCTGACCACCATGCTCTCCGAGGGCCACCTCCTGCTCGAGGACGCCCCCGGTACCGGCAAGACCGCCCTGGCCCGGGCCCTGGCGGCCTCGGTGCAGGGAACGCACTCGCGCATCCAGTTCACCCCCGACCTGCTGCCCAGCGACATCACGGGCGTGACGATCTACGACCAGAAGACGGGCACGTGGGACTTCCACGCCGGCCCGATCTTCTCCTCGATCGTCCTGGCCGACGAGATCAACCGGGCCAGCCCCAAGACCCAGTCGGCCCTCCTGGAGGTCATGGAGGAGTCCCAGGTGACGGTCGACGGTGTACGCCACACGACTGAGCGCCCCTTCATGGTCATCGCCACCCAGAACCCCATCGAGCAGGCCGGCACCTACCGCCTGCCCGAGGCCCAGCTCGACCGCTTCCTCATGAAGGCCTCCGTGGGCTACCCGGGCCGGGAGGCACTCACCCAGATCCTGTCGAGCTCGGCCCACCCGGACCGCTCCAAGGACCTGTCCGCGGTCGTGGCCTCCTCGGTCGTGGCCTCCATGGCCGATCTGGCCGCATCCAACCACATCGAGAACTCGGTGCTGGACTACATCGGGGCCCTGGTGGAGGCCACACGCACAGCCGAGGAGACCCGCATGGGCGTGTCCACCCGTGGTGCCATCGGCATGGCTCGGGCCGCCCGGGTGTGGGCGGCCTCCCAGGGACGCAGCTTCGTCCTGCCAGACGACATCAAGGATCTCGCCGAGGTCGTGTGGGCCCACCGCCTGGTCATGGACCCCGACGCCGAGTTCACCGGCGCCACCGCCGCCGGTGTCATCACCGCCGCCCTGGCCCAGGTCCCCGCCCCCACAACCCGCGATTGAGCCGCATGCCGCCTCAGACGACGTCGCAGAAGCCTGCCCACCAGGCCCGTCCGGGTTCAGCGGGCGAGTCCGGTGCATCCGCCTCCTCCGCCGTATCACCCCCGAGGTCCTCGGGGGCTCCGGCGTCCTCGCCGTCCACGGCATCGGCTGCGTCGTCGACCTCCACGAGCACGGCTCTGACCGCCAGACCCGCGCGGTCCCGACTGACCGACGCGGTCGCGGTGCTGCTGCGGCCGCTGCGCTGGCTGCTGCACATCGTGACCCCGATCGGATGGGGCAGTCTGGCGCTGCTCGTGGCCTGTGGGCTGACCGGAGCAGTCATGGGCTGGCAGGAGGCATGGAGCGCCGCGGCCGCCGTCGGCATCGTCGTGGTGAGCGCCTGGCTGTGGCTCATTCCCCGCGCCGGCTACTCGGTCCACCACGACCTGCTCGAGCCCCGCGTCACCGTGGGCGACCACGCTCTCATCCGTCTGACCGTCACCAACCCCCGCGCCCGACCGCTGCTGCCCTCGCGCATGGAGATGCCGGTGGGGCCGGGGCGGGCCGTCTTCGTCGTCCCGACTCTGACCCCTCGGGCCGTCCACGAGCGCGGCTTCGTCCTGCCCACCCAGCGTCGCGGCATCGTCACCGTGGGGCCGGTCCTGGCGGTCCAGCGCGATCCGGTGGGACTGCTCCAGCGCGAACGCTCCCTGAGCCCCGCGCAGGACATCCACATCCACCCGCGCACCGTGCGTCTGGGCACGGTCCTGCACGGCGTCCTGCGCGACATCGAGGGCGCCGTCACCCAGGACCTGTCCAGCTCCGACGTCGCCTTCCACGCCCTGCGCGAGTACGTCCCCGGCGACGACCGGCGCAACGTCCACTGGCGCACCACTGCCCGCACCGGCCGCCTCATGGTGCGCCAGTTCGAGGAGACCCGTCGCTCCAACCTGCTCGTTCTGCTGTCCACCCGTCAGGACGACTACGCCGGTGAGGAGGACTTCGAGACCGCGGTGTCCATCGCCTGCTCACTGGCCATGGACGCGATCCAGGACGGGCGCGAGGTCCGCTTCATCACCCAGATCGGTGCCCTGCCCACCTCCTCCGCCCTGCGGATGCTGGACACGTCCTGCCTTCTGAGCACCGGTGAGGACGACATCAGCTGCGACCTCCTGGTGCGACACGCCTGCACGGCGCACCCCGATGCCTCTATCGTCGTCCTTGTCACTGGTCAGCAGGTCGACCGTGCCGTCCTGGCCCGGGCTCGTGGCTTCGCTCCCCTGCCGATGGTGGTCGTTGCCCTGCGCGCGGGCCAGCACGGCCTGTCGCGTCACCACGCCGGAACCATGCCAGTCGTGGACATGGACCGTCTTGAGCAGCTTCCCACCGCCCTGAGGCGAGCACTATGACCCCCACGATGACCCCCACCACCGTCTCCCCTCGCACCGCGAGCTCCCCGCTCTCCGGCGCCTCACCCGCCGGGGCCCCCTCCCCGGCCGAGGCCCCCTCGCAGGCCACCGCCGAGCCCTCCGGCGGCTCGACCGGGTCGACCTCCTCCTGGTCGACGGCGACGTCGTCGCGCACGCGCAGCCTCTCCAGCAACGAGACGACTCGTCGAGCCCGCTCGGTCACCGGCGCCGGCCCGCTCCTGGCACGTCCCTCCCGACCGGCGCTCTCCGCCCGCCGCTTCCTGCCTCCCAGGCGCGGCGCCAAGCCGCCCACACCGGCGGCCGCCGCCCTTGAGCTGGTCCTGATGGCCGGGATCATCGCCGTCGGCGCGGTCCCCTTCCTGCCGGTCTTCGCCTCCGTGGTCGGCTGCCTCGCCGTCGGCTACGGCGCGCTCATCGGCACCCTGACCGCGTTGGTCTGCTCACGCCTGCGCCTGTCGGTGCTGCCGAGCATGGCGGCCCTGGCGCTGGTGCACGTCCTGGTGGCCCCCTGGCTGCTGACCGACGTCGGCTCCGGGACGGCGGCGATCAGGACCGTGCTGGGCTCCACGGTCACCGTGTGGCGCGACGCCCTGACCGTGCCGATGCCGCTGAGCTCCTTCAGCGGCATGACGGTGCTGCCGTGGATGACCGGGCTGGCGGTCTCAGCGCTGGCGACCCGCCTCATCCTGGCGGGTCGTGAGGTCCTGGCCGGCCTGACCCTCATCTGCCTGCCCGCCGTCGGCATCGGCTGGGGCGGGCAGGAGGCCGTGCGCCCCACCACGCTGGGCGTCCTGTTCGTCGTCGGGATCCTGGCCCTGTGGACCTGCGGCTCCCTTCGTCAGCGGCGCAGCCACGTCGTTGAGGCCCTGGACCTGAGCTCCTTCTCCACGACCTCGGGCACCACGAGCGCCCGCTCCACCGGCGACCTCGGTCGGGCGGCCCTGCGCGGGACGGTCATCGCCGCCGTACTGCTCCTGGTCACCGCCCTGGCCGCCATGGTCCTGACGCCCACCGCCCCCGCCTCCCGGACGGTGGTGCGCGACCTGTTCCAGCCGCCGCTGGACCTGACCGAGTACGCCAGCCCGCTGTCCCTGGTACGCACCCTGGAGACGGACAAGGCCCACACCCGGCTCATGAAGCCCACCAACCTGCCCTCGGGCGGACGCATCCGCATCGCCGCCCTGGACTCCTACGACGGCCTGTCGGCCCACATCGGTCAGAACGAGAACGGCCAGTCGCGCTTCGAGCGCATCGGCGACAAGACCCAGCTGACGGCCAACCGGCTCGACGGGCGCAAGCAGACCTCCTCCCTGACCATCGAGGACTACAGCTTCCCCTGGGTGCCCACCATGCCCGAGACGATCCGCATCGAGTCCTCCGGGCCACGTCAGTCCGCCCTGCGCGAGGGCATGTACTACGACAAGTTCTCCTCCACCGGGGTCGCCACCAGCGGCCTGGCATCGGGCGACGTCCTCACCGAGCGGGTCGCCCCCTACACCGCGCCCTCCGAGGCCGCTCTCAACAAGGCGACCCTGGCGCAGACCTCACTGGGACCGATCGAGCAGGTACCGCCGTCGGTGGCCTCTCTGGCCAAGGAGATCGTCGGGGCCGAGTCCAACCCCATCGCTCAGGTCCGGACGCTCCAGCAGCGCCTGCGCACGAGCTACTACTCCGACGGCACCAAGAGTCCCTCCCAACCCGGGCACGGGGCCGCCCGCATCGCCTCCATGGTGGAGGCAGACTCCCTCGTCGGCGACGACGAGCAGTACTCGGTGCTCATGATGCTCATGTGCCGCTCGCTCAACATCCCGGCCCGCGTCGTCATGGGCTTCGACCCAGCCACTGACGGCGACGCCAAGACCGTCACCGGCGAGGACGTCAAGGCCTGGGTGGAGATCCCCTTCGAGGACCTGGGCTGGGTGTCCTTCGACGTCACACCGGACCGTGACCAGGTTCCCCAGCAGCAGACCACCCAGAAGGTCTCCAACCCCGAGCCCAACGTCCTCCAGCCCCCGTTGCCCAACGAGGACCCGGCCCAGCTGCCGCCCAACTACGAGGACCCTCAGCGCGACGACCCTCAGGACAATGACAAGGGCGGTCTGCCGACCGCGGTCATCGCCGTCGGCGGCTCCATCCTGGCGATCGCAACGATCGTGGGCTCCGTCCTGGGATGGAAGGCCTGGCGGCGCAGCCGACGACGCGCACGCACCGGCGTCGGTAAGGCCCTGGGCGCCTGGGAGGAGATCCTCGACCGGGCCCGCGACCTGGGGCGCTCCCCCGGGTGGGGAGCCACTCGGCGTGAGGCGGCAGCGCAGCTGGCGCCTCACTTCCCGCAGGTCGATCTGCCTCGATTCGCTGGAGCAGTTGATACCCAGGTCTTCAGCTCCGGGGAGCCGCCGTCGTACGCTCTAGGGGAGCTGTGGGAGTCCTCGGATGCGATCGTCCGCTCCATGGGGGCGGAGCGCTCGCGCCTGGGACGGGCATGGGCCCGTTTGTCCCCGCGCTCCCTTGTCCATCCCGCCGGGAGGCGGTCACGTCGACCCAGGAGGTTGCGGTCATGACGATCACTGCTGACGCCCGTGGCAGCGCCTCGACCGCTGCGGGCCCACCGACGTCCTCCCACCTGCCCAATGAGACGGCGCGCCCCGGCGTCGTCAGCCCGTACGGTATGACGCCGACCGCCTCCGGTGATCCCCACGGTGGTGCAGCAGCGGCCCCCCGGGGCTCAGAGACCAGCACGGCCGAACCAGCTGGGCACACGCCGTCCCCGCATCAGCTCCCCCCGGCCCCGCTCCAGGCGCGCATCGTCGCCGGGGTCATCGACCTCGTCATCGGTTCGCTTCTGGTGGGGGGCCTGACCTCGGCCATCTGGCAGGTGGGCGGCCGCCCGGTCCTGACCAGCGGGCTCATCGCCTTCGGGGTGGTCGTCGGGGCGCGCTGGCTCGCTATCGCGACCACCGGCTGGTCCCTGGGAGGGCGGCTGCTCAGCATCCGCATGCTGGGGGCCCGCAACCAGGCCCCCTCACCGCTGGGGTCCTTCCTCCATGCCGATCTCATCCTGGCCGTCAGCATCTCCACTCTCGGCCTGGGCGGCATCGCGCTCATGCGCACCGCGGCCGCCGACCCCGAGGGACGTGGCTGGCACGACAAGCTCTCCGGGATGGTGCTGCTCAGCGCCCGTAGGGCGAAGCGTCCGAACCGGCCCACTCCCTCAGCGACCCAGCCGGAGAGGCGTCCTGTGGCCGAGCCGGCCCCCACTGGTCGCCGGGCCGCTGCAGTGTCCGAAGTGCCGCGGCAGTCGTCCTCCCAGAACATCGGTGAGGCATGGGACGCCGCCAGGCGCGTGTCCCTCTCCTCCTCGCCCACTGAGCAGAGCGCTGCGAGCCAGGAGCCCGCCGCAACGCCGTCCTCACAGGCCGCTGGAGAGCAGGACGAGTCGGCCTCCCACCGTCAGCCCTTCGAGAGGACCGGCCGCAAGGCCGAGAAGAAGGCCAGGAAGGCGGCACAGGCCAGGAAACGCGGCTCCCGTCCGAGCTTGACGAGCAGACGGGCCGATCAGGGGGCCGCGCAGGGCGCCGAGCACGTCACCACCGCGGGCGCCCAGAGCGCCACCGATGCCGGCGTCACCGACTCTTCTGGCAGGACCACGCACCCGACGACGTCGGATCCGGTCTCCTCCTCGATCCGCCGGCCCCGGCCTGCCCGGCCCGCCCGCCCGGGTCGCCCCGCGCGCCATGCCGGCCGCGCCCTGGCCGCCGGTTCATCCAGCGCCGCCGCCTACACCTCAGGGGCCTCTGCCGAGGGCTACGGCATGAGCATGGATCCCGCAGCAACCGCGGCCACACCGTGGACCACGGCCAAGGCCGCCAAGGCGGCGACCGTGTCATCGTCCCCCTCCGCGAAGTCGGCGGCCTCCACCGGCCCGGCGGTCTCAGACGCCGACGCCGAGGCCGTCGCAGCCGCTTCAGCCACCCCCGTGGACCCTCAGGCATCCACCGCGATGTCCTTAGCCCAGGTCGTGTCCCGACCGGCGGTGGAGAAGCCCTCGAAGCCCGCGGCGGGGTCCGCGGAGAAGGATGCCTTCACAGCTGTTCCCAGGGAGCCCGCGGATGCCGCCGCCCCGCCCCAGGAGGACACGGAGGCAACATCGAGCAGTACCGCATCGTCGACATCACCCGAGCCAACCTCCGCAACACCGATCAAGAAGCAGGTCAAGAAGCGGTCGGTACCCGCACCATCGGGCTCCGCCTCGCAGATGGATGCCGAAACCGCTACGCTCCACGCCGTGGAGGACGACTCGTCGGAGTCCACGGACGGGGCCGAGCGGCCTTCGCCCCAGACCCACGCGCCACCCTCATCTCAGCGGCCGTCCGACACGACGACGCCCTCAGCGGAATCCTCCAAAACTGCGGCCGATTCCGAGGCACCCCAGTCCTCCACGTCGCGAGATGCGACTTCCACACCACAAGTCCCGCGCTCGAAAGCCACAAAACCCGTAACATCACAGACGATGGAACCACGACACGCCCACACCCAACGCTGGAGGAATCAGTCCGGTCACACCGGCAAGAAGGCCTCCGGCTCATCCGCTGCACCCGCCGGGGATCAGCGAGAGCCGGTGTCACAGCCCGGCGTTCCTCGTCGCGAGAGCCTCTTCACCACCGAGCGGCAGCGCTTCGCCGCCGGAGCGGGCCCAGCCCCGGAGGTGGCGCACACCTTTGACACGTCCAGCATCCTGCCCTCGGCGGACCGCAACACGCAGGCCCTCATCGACTCGGTGCCCTGGTCCTCGGTTCCCACCTCGGTCGATGCCGCCACGGTGGACTCCCTGCCCGATGGGGTCATCATCTCCGATGACGGCTTGTCCCAGCAGCCCGAGGAGGCTTCGACGCCACCGCAGCGTACGTCCCCGATGGACCTGACCAACCCCGCCACGGTGCCCGGTGGAGTGCCGGCGTCCTCGGAGGGCGACGCGCACCCGACTGTGCGCAGTCACCGCAGCCATGCTCGGGCCTCCGCCGACAGTGCGACGAGCACGGCCGCCCCGGAGGGGAGCTCTCCGCGCCGGTCCCACGCCTCGCACCGCTTCCAGGGGCCGGGATTCCCCTCGCCCGCGGACGAACAGGCAGCACCCGATGAGCCCCGCAGTGACGCCCAGGCCACTGAGGCCGGCGACACTCGTCACGAGCACCGAGCCCCCGCCCAGGCGCAGTCCCGGACCGGCACGTCCAGGCGCAGTGCCAGCAGCGGTATGCCGGAGGCAGCCACACCGGCCTCCGCCTCTGCAGGCGTCTCCCTGCCTCCTGCCACCCCGGTTCCTGCTGCGAGCCCTCAGGCCGCCACGCCGCCGCTCCCGTCGGCCTCGTCAGCTGCTCCGGCGCTGTCGGTGCGTCTCGTCCCGCTGCTGGGCGGCAACCCGATCCTTATCCACGAGCCCACGGTGGTGGGCCGCGACCCCGACAACATCTCGGCCTATCCCGGGGCGGAGCGCGTCGCTCTTGATGACCCCACGCGCTCGGTATCCAAGACGCACGCGGCGATCTTCCCGCTGCTGGACGGGGTGTGGGTCACCGACCTTCACTCCACCAACGGGACTCGGGTGGAGTACCGCGATGGGCGCACCGTCGAGGCCGTGCCGGACAAGGCGCTGTCGGCTCTGGAGGGCAGTACGATCTTCTTCGGCCGCGTCGCCTTCAAGGTGGAGGTCGTCTGAGTTCCGCACCGGTTCCCTCAAGCGCTGGGGCCCGCACTCCCTTCAAGGAGTGCGGGCCCCGGTGTCTATGGGGCGGTGTCTATGGGGCTCAGCGGTGCATGGTTCGGTGAAGGTGGCACCGCGGGTGGATTGATCCCGGACCTTTCCCAGTAGCTCCCGCCTCTCCCGTACCTCGTGCAGGACGTGCCGGGCACCATCCCGACTGCGAGCGACTGCTCTCGGGAGGCGATCTCAGCCGACGTCGATCCCGCAGCGATCCAGTGTCCACAGCGCTGACATCACCGAGTCCGCCGTCAAAGCATCACTCAAGAATCCTTGGAATTCTGCGGGTTCTCCTCAGCGCGCGACGCCGGTGCAGCGTTGATGTCAGCATGGTGGATACCGGCGTCTCGCCAAACCTCCCCCATCGGCACTCCGGCGTCTCTAGGACAACCGACCCCATCGACGAGCTCCTGCCCGAGCGAGCGCCTGAGAGGCCTAGAATCTGACGGCAACGACGAGAGGGGACGATGTTGATCGAGGTTTCCGCCGAACAGGTGCTCGCATGGCGGCTGCACAGGCAATATCTGGAGCCATTGACGGACGCCGGCCCTGTTGAGATCGTCGGACGGCTCTGCGGCGCACAGGCGCAGGTGGCGTCCGCAGCTGAGACCGCTGTCGCCTTACGGCAACGCAACCCGCAACCTGAAGGGGTCAAGCGCGCCTACTCCGACCGCTCGCTCGTCAAGACGTGGGCGATGCGCGGAACGCTGCACGCGATGCGGTCCTCGGAGGTAGCGGAGTACCTGTCGCTACTGGCCGGCGCCCGTACGTGGACCAAGCCCTCCTGGTCACGGCACTTCGGCGCGACGCCGGAGGAGGTTAGGCAGCTGACGGAGTCTGTCGCCGACCTTCTCCACGGTCAGGTGCTGTCTCGCGATGAGCTCGTGAGCGAACTGGTTCAGGACAAACGGTTCAAGGGGATGGAAGAACAACTGCGCTCCGGGTGGGGGGCTCTGCTCAAGCCTCTCGCATGGCAGGGTGCCCTGTGCTACTGCCCGAGCTCGTCTTCGAAGGCGACATTCACTCACCCCGCCAGTTTTCTGACGAACTGGAATGGGCTGCCGGATCCTGCGGAGGCAGCACCAGCGGTCATTACGCGATACCTGTCCGCCTACGGCCCGGCGACCCCTGAGACCTTTGATGCGTGGCTTTCGCGTAACAGCAACAGGAAGTCAACGCTCAGGGGCTGGTTCGCCAGTCTTGGCGAGCAAGTCGTCGAGGTGAGGGTGGAGGGCGAGACACGGTATCTGCTCGCCGAGCATGAGGACGAGCTCGCGGCCACCCGACCCAGCCGCGCAACCCACCTCCTAGGAGCATTCGACCAGTTCGTTCTTGGTCCCGGGACGAAGGACACTCACATGCTGGCGAGTGAGCATCGCTCACTGGTGAGCAAGGCTGCGGGCTGGATCGCTCCCGTCCTGACCCGGGGAGGGCGGATCACCGGTGTCTGGGACATGGATGACGGGAATCTTGTCGTCACCCCATTTCCAGGTGAGCAGGCGCCGCCGTCAAAGGTGTTGGAGGATGCTGCTGCGCGGCTTGCAGCGGTGCATGGTTCGGTGAAGGTGGCACCGCGGGTGGATTGATCCCGGACCTTTCCCAGTAGCTCCCGCCTCTCCCGTACCTCGTGCAGGACGTGCCGGGCACCATCCCGACTGCGAGCGACCGGGCTCAGGAGGCGTCCTCAGGGGTGTTGACGCAGGCGGTCTTGGCCTGAGACGCCTTACCGTCCGAGCGCACCGCGGTGACCTCCAGGCAGGTGAGCGGCGGCTGGGCGACGACGACGACCTCATTGGTGCGGGTGGAGTCCACCTCGGTCTCCTCATTGGGCAACTTGACCCGGTAGAGGTAGCTGCCGGTCCAATCCGTCTCCGGCTCGCCCCAGGTGAACTTCACCGTGCCATCGCCCTGCGCCTCACCCACGATATCGCCCACCATGGGCACCGAGGCCTGCAGGGGATCGGCTCCGGTCTGCGGGGCGATCGTGGCGATCGGGTTGTCGGGCTTCTTCCGCTTGTCCTGGTTCTGGGAGACGATGATCGCGGCGATGACGGCGGCAACCATGGCCATGACCAGCAAACCGGTCAGCACGGCCCGCATGCGGTTCGGACGGCTCGGCTCGCCGGTCTCCGAGTCCGACGTCGAGCCCTTGTCCTCGCCGTCGGGATCCACCCGCATGGCGATGTGCTCACTGGTGACGTCGACCTGGTTGAAGACCCCCATCTTCGTGGCGGTGTCGGCCTCGTCGGGGTTGGGGCGCCTTACGGACTTCGCGGCCTTGTCCGGCTCCTGGAACAGGTCGACGGTCGTGATCGGCAGGTCGAGCTCGGCCTGGACCTGCTGGAGCGCCCGGGCGAAGGCCAGTGCCGTCGGGTAGCGGGAGTCCGGGTTCTTGTCCATCGCCACCGACAGCACGCGGTGCAACGACGGCGGGGCGTCCTGACGACCCAGCGGGGGCAGGGGGTCCTTGACGATACGGCGGGAGAGCTCGTAGACATCCGGGATGCCGTCGGTCTCGAAGGGGCTGCGCCCCGTGAGCATCGCGAAGGTGGTCGCACCCAGGGAGTAGATATCGGAGGCGGGATTGGCCGAGCGCATCCCGACCAGCTGCTCGGGGGGAGCCCAGGGCACGCTCATCCCCCGCAGCTCCTCGGTCCCTTCCGGACCACTCATGGCGGAGATGCCGAAGTCCGAGAGCACTGGACGACGATAGGTGGTGAACAGGATGTTGGCGGGCTTGATGTCTCGGTGGACGATGCCGGCCCGGTGAGCGGTCTCCACCGCCCCGGCGATCTGGATCGCCGTCGACAGGGTCTCAGCGACATTGAGGGGACCCTGACGCAAGATGGCGCCCAGCTGCGGCGGCGGGCAGTACTCCATGACCAGGAAGGGGTGGCCGTCGGCGGAGACTCCCGCTCCGTAGATGGACAGGATGGCCGGGTGGGAGGAGACCCGCGCCATGAGGTTCGCCTCCGACTCGAAGCGGGAGGCGGTCTTGTCCTCAACGTCAGCGTTCATGACCTTGACCGCGACCTCGCGGCGGGGCATGTGCTGCTCGAAGAGGTAGACCGTGGAGTAGCCTCCCGCTCCGAGCCTCTCCAGGTACGTGAACCCGGAGATGACCGGAGGCGGCCCCTTATGATCCAGCATCAGGGGAGGTTCTCAAAGGCGAGGGTCTGACCATCGCCGAGGTCGAGGACGTCTCCGCTGCGCAGGAGCACCGGATTCGCCGAGGACAGGCGCACGGGCGCCTCGTTCTGGCGGTTGAGAACAGTGCCGTTGCAGTTGCCCAGGTCCTGGGCCAGAACACTCCACGCATCCAGGTCGATGAGGATGTGGTTGCGGGAGACGAGCTGGTTGGGACTGGCGACGATCAGCGGACGGAGGGGTACCTCCGCAACGCTGGTGATGTCGTCGGCCACAGGGTTGCGACCCACCAGGAGGGGACGGTTGAGCTCGATGCTCTCGCCGCCGGAGATGACCACGCGCCCCAGAGGGGGGCAGGCCACCGACTTGGCCGGGCGGTTGAGCTCAGCTCCGCAGACGCGGCACACGGTGTAGTTCGTGGGGTTGGGGTGACCCTGGGGGCACACCGCCGACAGCACGATCCGTATGGCGTCGGGTTCACTGGGAGAGCTCGCCGAGACCGGGGACGTCGGGCTGGAGGGTCCGGCTCCCACGAGGGAGACGAGCTCGCCGACCAGGTCCTCGGGCAGGCCGTTGATGGTCTGCCCGTCATGGTCACCGCGACCGAGGTCCGCGCTCGAGGGCTCATCGGCGGAGGGATGCACGAGCTCCACCACCGTCGCTGCCGCGGCTGCGGATCCGGCCGACTCGGCGGCCTCCGCCGACTGGCCCGGCTCCAGGGGACCGAGCCCCTGGTTGAGCAGCTCGGCGCGCAGCTCCTGGGAGAGGTCCTCGGGCAGGCCGTTGATGGTCTGTCCGTCATGGTCCCCGGAGCGTACGGGCTCTTCCTCGGCGTGCGCCTGCGCGGCGGCCTCGGCAACAGCAGTGGCCTCCGCGACCACGGCGGCCTCAACAGGCACGAAGTCGGCCGGGGTCTGGGCGACCTCGGTGACCTCAGCGGCAGCGTCCTTGATACCAGTAGCCTCAAGATCCTCGCTCGACGGGGGCGGAGGGGGCGGGATCATGGCCTCTGCCTCCTGAGCGGAGGGGATCGG
Coding sequences within it:
- a CDS encoding AAA family ATPase, coding for MPMTPENATWFADAFSTIVSNVGQALLDKEDVIKLALTTMLSEGHLLLEDAPGTGKTALARALAASVQGTHSRIQFTPDLLPSDITGVTIYDQKTGTWDFHAGPIFSSIVLADEINRASPKTQSALLEVMEESQVTVDGVRHTTERPFMVIATQNPIEQAGTYRLPEAQLDRFLMKASVGYPGREALTQILSSSAHPDRSKDLSAVVASSVVASMADLAASNHIENSVLDYIGALVEATRTAEETRMGVSTRGAIGMARAARVWAASQGRSFVLPDDIKDLAEVVWAHRLVMDPDAEFTGATAAGVITAALAQVPAPTTRD
- a CDS encoding transglutaminase-like domain-containing protein translates to MTPTMTPTTVSPRTASSPLSGASPAGAPSPAEAPSQATAEPSGGSTGSTSSWSTATSSRTRSLSSNETTRRARSVTGAGPLLARPSRPALSARRFLPPRRGAKPPTPAAAALELVLMAGIIAVGAVPFLPVFASVVGCLAVGYGALIGTLTALVCSRLRLSVLPSMAALALVHVLVAPWLLTDVGSGTAAIRTVLGSTVTVWRDALTVPMPLSSFSGMTVLPWMTGLAVSALATRLILAGREVLAGLTLICLPAVGIGWGGQEAVRPTTLGVLFVVGILALWTCGSLRQRRSHVVEALDLSSFSTTSGTTSARSTGDLGRAALRGTVIAAVLLLVTALAAMVLTPTAPASRTVVRDLFQPPLDLTEYASPLSLVRTLETDKAHTRLMKPTNLPSGGRIRIAALDSYDGLSAHIGQNENGQSRFERIGDKTQLTANRLDGRKQTSSLTIEDYSFPWVPTMPETIRIESSGPRQSALREGMYYDKFSSTGVATSGLASGDVLTERVAPYTAPSEAALNKATLAQTSLGPIEQVPPSVASLAKEIVGAESNPIAQVRTLQQRLRTSYYSDGTKSPSQPGHGAARIASMVEADSLVGDDEQYSVLMMLMCRSLNIPARVVMGFDPATDGDAKTVTGEDVKAWVEIPFEDLGWVSFDVTPDRDQVPQQQTTQKVSNPEPNVLQPPLPNEDPAQLPPNYEDPQRDDPQDNDKGGLPTAVIAVGGSILAIATIVGSVLGWKAWRRSRRRARTGVGKALGAWEEILDRARDLGRSPGWGATRREAAAQLAPHFPQVDLPRFAGAVDTQVFSSGEPPSYALGELWESSDAIVRSMGAERSRLGRAWARLSPRSLVHPAGRRSRRPRRLRS
- a CDS encoding DUF58 domain-containing protein, which gives rise to MTPIGWGSLALLVACGLTGAVMGWQEAWSAAAAVGIVVVSAWLWLIPRAGYSVHHDLLEPRVTVGDHALIRLTVTNPRARPLLPSRMEMPVGPGRAVFVVPTLTPRAVHERGFVLPTQRRGIVTVGPVLAVQRDPVGLLQRERSLSPAQDIHIHPRTVRLGTVLHGVLRDIEGAVTQDLSSSDVAFHALREYVPGDDRRNVHWRTTARTGRLMVRQFEETRRSNLLVLLSTRQDDYAGEEDFETAVSIACSLAMDAIQDGREVRFITQIGALPTSSALRMLDTSCLLSTGEDDISCDLLVRHACTAHPDASIVVLVTGQQVDRAVLARARGFAPLPMVVVALRAGQHGLSRHHAGTMPVVDMDRLEQLPTALRRAL